The DNA segment AACGGGCCGGTGTCGGTTTTCAGCATCACATCACCACCACGCAGCCATTCGCTGAGAGCAAATCCGCCTTGTGGTGTATTGATCTGGACATCGGCGCGGCAGACAAGCCGCTGAAGCTGGTCATAAAATTCGGTGAACTGTGCGCGGCTGACCGCTTCGTCACAGCGCACCAGTAAATCCAGATCGCTGTCGGCGTGCATCACCGGAAGATCACTGGCCAGCGCATAGGCGCAACTGCCCGTCACGCCCCATGTAAAGGGCAGCTGCATTCTGCACAACGTGATCAACGCCTGCACCGGTTGTTGCGACACAAACGGCGAGTGCAGCAGCACGTTGACGTCGCTGACCAGTGATTCAGGCGTCACGACCCGCACGATCGCCGCCGGGCTGACCCAGGCGGCGGCACGCTGAATACGGGTCAGC comes from the Enterobacteriaceae bacterium Kacie_13 genome and includes:
- a CDS encoding malonate decarboxylase holo-ACP synthase, with the translated sequence MSQPRAHDFIWINDRSALDSDDALPAWVNSSWRTALPLVVRRDARADGAVPVGIRGLTRIQRAAAWVSPAAIVRVVTPESLVSDVNVLLHSPFVSQQPVQALITLCRMQLPFTWGVTGSCAYALASDLPVMHADSDLDLLVRCDEAVSRAQFTEFYDQLQRLVCRADVQINTPQGGFALSEWLRGGDVMLKTDTGPLRVRDPWQSPAG